One Methylophaga marina DNA window includes the following coding sequences:
- a CDS encoding DUF3617 domain-containing protein — MFQRACLMLSCFSLMAVCLPAYADKPNLTPGMWAHTTTTTIQGPMSLEPQTSSNQECLTQAQIDKGVDMLEIPKQCLVQKVNVLRDTADFAVDCDIQGIKNHFIGHTNFRGDHMDGQMSSEMNSPMGTMVMTMNFTAKRIGACPAAK; from the coding sequence ATGTTCCAACGCGCTTGCTTAATGCTGTCATGCTTCAGTCTTATGGCTGTTTGTTTACCAGCCTACGCTGACAAACCAAATTTAACACCAGGAATGTGGGCTCATACGACCACGACAACGATTCAAGGGCCGATGTCTCTCGAGCCACAAACATCAAGTAATCAGGAATGCCTTACTCAAGCACAAATTGATAAAGGCGTGGATATGTTGGAGATTCCTAAGCAGTGCCTGGTTCAAAAAGTCAACGTATTGCGTGACACCGCTGACTTTGCTGTGGATTGCGATATACAGGGGATAAAAAATCACTTTATCGGCCACACTAATTTCCGAGGCGACCATATGGATGGTCAAATGAGCAGTGAAATGAATAGTCCGATGGGCACCATGGTGATGACGATGAACTTTACTGCAAAGCGTATTGGTGCATGTCCAGCGGCTAAGTAA
- a CDS encoding HDOD domain-containing protein: protein MSQQDLFYNKILKDLEDGKLLLPTLPEVALKVREVVDDPDATAVQLADIIVTDPALSARLLKVANSPLYRGRVPIESIHMAVPRLGLTMVRNIVTSLMMEQMFNASNKRLEKRLKALWEHSTKVSAQSQVLASKIPKMNTDEAMLAGLIHSIGTLPILMQAEEEAGLLDNPKRLDQIIDNLYPRVGAAILRKWEFPQSLIDVAAEHKNLNRNSGPAGPDLVDVVQVAYLQSLFDTEKALDPLTLNKVISFEKVGADTGLTVYEIDENSEEYLEALALFNIQP from the coding sequence ATGAGCCAGCAAGACCTATTTTATAACAAAATCCTGAAAGATCTTGAGGACGGTAAACTTCTTTTACCCACATTGCCAGAAGTGGCACTCAAGGTGAGAGAAGTTGTTGATGACCCAGATGCCACTGCAGTGCAATTGGCAGACATTATTGTAACCGATCCCGCCCTGTCGGCGCGCTTATTAAAAGTAGCGAACAGTCCTTTATATCGTGGTCGTGTTCCGATTGAGAGTATCCACATGGCGGTGCCAAGATTAGGCCTGACCATGGTGCGTAATATCGTCACCAGCCTGATGATGGAACAAATGTTCAATGCCTCCAATAAACGATTGGAGAAGCGTCTTAAAGCGCTTTGGGAACATAGCACCAAGGTTTCTGCGCAAAGTCAGGTGCTCGCCAGCAAAATTCCAAAAATGAATACGGATGAAGCGATGTTGGCTGGTTTAATCCATTCGATTGGTACTTTACCTATTCTGATGCAGGCAGAAGAGGAAGCAGGTTTATTAGACAATCCAAAACGCTTGGATCAGATTATCGACAACCTCTACCCACGCGTTGGCGCTGCTATTCTTCGCAAATGGGAATTTCCGCAAAGCTTAATTGATGTCGCTGCTGAGCATAAAAATCTAAATCGCAACAGTGGTCCAGCGGGTCCTGATTTGGTAGATGTGGTTCAAGTAGCCTATCTGCAAAGCTTATTTGATACGGAAAAAGCTCTGGATCCCCTCACATTAAACAAAGTGATTTCTTTTGAGAAAGTAGGCGCTGATACAGGTCTCACAGTCTATGAAATCGATGAGAATAGTGAAGAGTATCTGGAAGCGCTAGCTTTATTCAATATACAACCATAG
- a CDS encoding NlpC/P60 family protein, producing MNSEFDALLNRLKHYSLRLLLLSLMSLIAACQTSPPVYTPPQPIGTIDQQHTLSQLYRQYQQWHGTPYRLGGNNRSGIDCSAFVQQTYQHLFGITMPRTTSQQILQGKHIKRTELKSGDLVFFRKGSHVGIYLEEDKFLHVSTKIGVTISSMHNSYWARYFWQAVRVKPVSSISP from the coding sequence ATGAACTCTGAGTTTGACGCTTTGCTTAATCGATTAAAACACTACTCGCTGCGGCTTTTATTATTATCTTTAATGTCTCTGATAGCCGCCTGTCAGACAAGTCCCCCCGTATACACTCCACCACAACCTATTGGCACTATTGATCAGCAACACACTCTCAGCCAGCTATATCGTCAGTATCAGCAATGGCATGGTACCCCCTATCGTTTAGGTGGCAATAATCGATCGGGTATCGATTGTTCAGCCTTTGTCCAGCAGACGTATCAACACTTGTTTGGTATCACTATGCCACGCACTACCTCCCAACAAATCCTGCAGGGAAAACACATCAAACGCACTGAGCTTAAATCCGGGGACTTAGTTTTTTTCCGCAAAGGCAGTCATGTAGGTATTTATCTGGAAGAGGACAAATTTCTTCACGTCTCGACGAAAATAGGTGTCACTATCTCGAGTATGCATAATAGTTACTGGGCACGTTATTTCTGGCAAGCAGTGAGAGTGAAACCGGTAAGCAGCATTTCACCTTAG